The DNA segment cgagaattccaaaagattcacATCTCAAAGTTAAGCtttttttctcatctcagtccaaaataatCTACCCCCTCCTCCTAAAACTCTGCCATGTTTCAGATTCGCTGACCAGTGGAACTAATCTCTCCGCAGCAAGCTTATCAAATCCAAAATCAACACTTTTCTGAATCCCAAATAAAAAATAGGACTCATCATTTTGTCATAGGGTAAGCTCATCATGCCAGTACCAATTTAGTGAAGCTTTGCTGTACCAGCTTCTCTTTTACAGGATTTATGAATATCCTcacgtggagagaaagcacaacACTACACAGAAACCCAATACACTAATGGAAAGACGCACATACTTCTGTACTTCAATTCTCTTGCAATAATGGCCACTTATTCTCCTATTTTCTTGTACAAGCAGAGGTATCTTTGAACACCAGCATTTATAATAATTTTCACACCTTCCAAAAGTTATATTCCCTTGGCTATTCTTGCACGGTATGTCAGTAACTTCACACATCCCACATTAGATTTCATCTGCCAGCTTGCTGTTCACTCAATTAACTTGTCTATAACTCAGTCTGTATCCTCCCTAGTAAATAGCTGAGATCTCAACACCAATACtttatgagaagatttgttgctcaggttgaggttctggatgtaggtttgctcagtgagctggaaggttcatttccagatgttttgttatcctactaggtaacatcttcagtgggcctctgggcgaagcactgttgatgattcctactttccatttatatgtttgggttggtgatgtcattccctgttctttttctcagggggtggtaaatcaggTCCAAGTCAGTGTTTTTTtaatagaagcatggcattccagctggaactctatcaaaaaacacattgacttggacccgatttaccaccccctgagaaaaacaacaggaaatgacatcaccaacccaaagaacccaaacatataaaaagtaggaatcatcaacagtgctttgcccagaggcccactgaagatgtaacctagtagggtgatgaaacttctggaaatgaaccttccagctcaccaaGCAAGCCAACATCCAAGACCAATACTTGTGGCACTTCAAGTCACAGCCTACATACAAAAATGCCGTTTTTGATCCATTAAAGAATCCTCTATCCGTCTTAGTatcttaaacctgttggacgataacctggtgtcatgtgatttttgaccccagtcccacactggcatctccacatcgtgGTTACCACGTTCTGTGAGCCCTTACCTTGCCATTAACCTTTCCTGTGGCAATTTATTAAAACCTTTTTAGAAATCAAAGTATACGACATAGAAGGTTCCACATCATCCATCCAATCAATCAGTCATTTCTTCAAAATATTAATAGATTTGTAAAAAGGATTTCTCTTTCAAGCATGTTAACATGTTCTAATGGAAATTAATACTTAATAAGACTCTCCCATTTCCCAACAACTGATGTTGTACCGTGCTCCcagttttcctttctttcctgaaAGTTAGATTTGTGAACTTTCCACCCTAATTGGCCCATTTTACTGTACCTGGCAATATTAGTGAATGGCACGTTACAAAAAGTGCATTTAATAGACTTTTGCAAAACCAGTTCTTCAAAGATCAGTTGTAACCTCTTGAAATTCCTtaagtgaaataaaaaaaagataagAGTAGAAAACCCATGCACCATAATCTTAGATGTTACAAATATATTTACTAGAGTTACTGAATATTTCACGTTTAACCTTGTGGCAGTGATTATGTAGCCAAGGTAAAAGCTATAAATTTGAGCTTTGAGATACATTTTTACAATTCATAGTTTGTGACTTGTAAAATGAGCTAAACAAAAATCCATGCCACTTTTTTTTTTAGTGTTACATAGCTTTGTTTTAGAAGTAACTTATAAAAGTGAAGCACACGAGAAAAAGCTTTGAAACTTAATCCAAAAACCATTGAAATTTCATTTATACAGACAGGGTTCAGTCCTTTCCACATCCAAGTCTCTTCCCTTCAGAGAAAGGCCACAACATTCCAGGGTCAAAAAAGTTTTAACAAATTCTCAGTACACAGGTTTGTTAAAAATGCAAAAACTCATCTTCACATTGTATTCATTGAGTGCCATAAAGAAATCATCTGAAAAAGAAAGAGGACTTAATTTGGAAATTACATACAATGAAAGAGATTATATTTTATTACACAAAATGAGAGAATAGGactgcaacatattttcaacaaaaaaaaggggGTGGTTCCTAATGTAAACTACCTATTTTTTGCAAAGAACATTACACCCAGTTCCAAATTGCCATTCTAAAATGTTGCAttatgtaaacaaaaaaaaatcaaatgattaAGACATAGCAGTTAACGAAGTCTTAACCTTTTTCAGATAAACACTCTGCATTCATATTGTTTAGAATGTCACCtgaattattttattgaattccatcTTTTCAAGCTTTATCAACTGTGTTATTTCAAATTGATGCAGTACTGTGTAAAATCAGCTTAGATTAAGCGCTCGAGTATAACTAACTAATTGGGGTAAAGCTGATATCCAAGTTGTACCAGTATGGTATGAAAGTTGAGACCCTCCATCCAGACATGAAACAAAATTCTAAAAATTATGTAGAATTACATAAGTAACAAATTTGAGGGAAGGGTAATTTTACATGAAAACAAGACTGAGCATAGTGTACACGAACAAGGCTTAAACATTGAAAACCGTGAAACTTACAGTAAAATTAGCATCAATTCATGTACTGTGAAGAAGTCCAGTAAAATCTGTActtcaaacttaaaaaaaaaatcaaaatgcaaaCTGTAGATTTAGTCCAGCAAGATGGGATGACAAAGCAGTTGAACACACGTGCTAGTTCTAAATGGAAATGAATCTAAAAAACAAAAACTATGCCTAATTTTCAGAGAGGCTGCAagttaaaaaaacaacaaagttGAAAACTTGAGTTATGCTTTTGTAACAAAAGTATACTAACCCTCATCCCTTCCTATCAGTTTGTGGCCCTTTGACAAGACAACCATTAGTTGTTCAACTTgaagcctgtaaccagtggagtgctacaaggaatagtgctgggtccactacttttcatcattttatataaatgatttgggtgtgaacataagaggtatagtaagtaagtttgcagatgacaccaaaattggaggtgtagtggacaaggAAGGTGATTACTTcacattacaatgggatcttgatcaaatgggccataggcagaggagtggcagatggtgtgaGGTGCTTTAGATAagcatgaggtgctgcattttgggaaagcaaatcttagcaggacttatacacttaatggtaaggtcctaaggagtgttgctgaataaagagaccttggagtgcaggttcatagctccttgaaagtggagtcgcaggtagataggatagtgaaggaagcatttgatatactttcctttattgatcagagcattgagtataggagtcgagaggtcatgttgctgctgtacaggatgttggttaggccacgtttggaatattgcatacaattctggtctccttcctttcagaaggatgttgtgaaacttgaaagagttcagaaaagatttacaagggcgttgccagggttggagaatttgagttatagggagaggtcgaatcggccggggctgttttccctgcagtgtcagaggccgaggggtggccttatagagctttataaaatgaggggcatgggtagtaTAAATAGAGAATCCTTTCCCtgggatccagaactagagggcattaggcttacagtgagagggggaaaaagatataaaagggacccaaggggcaactttttccacacagaggcttggtgcgtgtatggaatgagctgccagaggaagtagtggaggctgatgcGTTTTAAGTGATGAAattgtatctggatgggtatatgaataggaaggatttagaggatatgggccagatgccagcaagtgggacgagattagttttggatatctggtcagcatggacaagttggactgaaggatctgtttctgtggtgtacatctctGAATCTAATACTCAAATCCATTCTTAATCTGTTCAGCTGTAGCCAAAGAATCACCTACATTGGTTTCTGTTTCCACTCCTGCATTATTCTCTCTAGTCCCTAAAGAGATTGCTGGCCTCCTATTTCTCCTAAGATGTTGTCCCTCAGcatcaagaaaaaaaaacctgacagTTTCCACATGTCAAATAATATTTAACTCTACCTTCCCATTACTTATTGTCTCCCATTGTCTCATTTGTCATGCTGATTGTCCAACAACAAACACTAAGCAGAAATttcctttcactcaatgaaaggTTGAAAACCACAAACCCATTTGCTAGTCACCAACTCCATCTTTCTCACTAAACACTGTCTGAGATTATTATTATTTACAAACTGTTTCACCATCACTAACCATGTGTCGGTAGCTTCAATAAAATACTCATTTCTACCTCCAATACCATGCCTGCCGCCACACCTACTTCAGCTCACAGGAAGGTGGAAATGAGGTTTTTGTTAGATGCGGcctaatttaaaatgaaatactAGTTCTCATCTGAATCTAAATGTTAAAACTGAAGttggattaacttgctgtaaaAGACTTATAATTATTCACATGCCCAGAACTATTGCATTACCTCTTTCTGAAAATAAACTAACTTGTATATACTGGGTCCTATTCAACCCAAAATGAGCAACACAAGTCTGTAATGCAAAATCTAAATAATTTATTAAACCAGAAAATAAGTACCAAATGTTCAAAAGATTACTGAACAGCATTAACAGCCAGATTAAAATTGGAATAACTTGGAACTCAATTTGAATTTTGTTGTAGTCTAGCAAAATAATATCACTCATAGCAAGTACTGGTCTACCAAGAAGTATTATATTACTGAATTTTTAATTCAGCTTGTTCCTTTTAATAAGCTTCAGGATGCAGGGTAAAGTGCATACCTCTACTAATACCTTAATAAATGTACTGGTACATGCTTCACACAGATTGTTCATACTCAAATTATATTTGAACCTTTTTTGGTTTCTATATTGAAAATGGAATGTACAAATCAAAAATTAGCAAGTGAAGGAGTTTGGAATATACTTTTAAGAACTATCACATATATACATATGCTTGAATTTAAAAAGCATAATCAACATTGTTCTTGTTTGTGCAATTGTGAGGAAAGCATGCCAATAGTTCACTGCTTGAAACTAACCTTGCTTCCTAAAGCTTTAGTGTGTCTTTAACAAAAACTAAAGCCAAAGTTACACCCTTTCCTTTATTTTTGAAAAGGCAATCCCCAGAAATCTAGTCCAgtcatttaaatataaaattatgtTGTCTACACTACTTCAAAGGGGGATTACCCCCTTTGTAATCACATTTGTCTTACATGAGAACAATTTGCTTCTGAACAATTAGACTATGCCAAAAGAATTATGCAGTTAACACGAAATCCACTGGGGGGAGAAAAATGACTGCATGCAGGAGTAGAACACAAGACAGACTTGCAGCAGTAGAGAACTCATTAATTGACTGAGTGTGGATTAGAAACCATTATGTTGAGTGTTACACTTGCCTAAAATGTCTGAGCCTCTTTttgtgtagtggtagtgtccctacctctgggacaggaaatccaggttcaagtcccacctgctctagaggtgtgtaataatgtctTAGAACAGGTTGACTGGAAAATCTATAAGACTGCCTTAAAACAGGTCAGCAGTGTGCGTCTTTAGTGGTTCACAACAGGCAGTCTGATTGTATCAACCAGCCCACGTTTGCAAAGCTCAGAACatggtgctgcaaatgtgttgctggtcaaagcacagcaggttaggcagcatctcaggaatagagaattcgacgtttcgagcataagcccttcatcatgtgcCCAACATTAGTTATAATTCCATGACTGATCACCACTTACTAAAAAAACGTGTGTGCTCAGATCAAAATAATCCTCAATTTAAGATTCTTGACTCACATGGAGTCTCATGCTTACACACTGTCGAAGCTACACATTGAGCAGggaaatcttttggaaacagaatTGCTCACTAAATTCTACCTCTTTCTTtcactaaaaaaaaactttgggaAGGACAGTCCCTGCCACATTCATCACAGAGCCTTGACTAGAGTTGCCTTGCCTGGTTGGAATTTAAACCAAGTTTGGGGGTTAAATGCTCCTTGATGTATTCTTCACAGCAGAGTTCACTTCAGCACCAGTTCTCAGACTGTTTAAATTACTCCCTTTGAAGTTTGGTATTTTTGCAGTTCTGTCTTAATGAGTGCATGACAAAGGTTTGAAAGCACGtgcctttttcagcaacactcaacCAAACTCAtgatgaattgaattggcttGTGTGCAAACAGAAAGAGAGATTCCAAAGTGATTCAAATAATGAGTTGTTTCTTACACAAAGTTCCATAAAACTCTCAATACTTTAAACCTACTGATGAAACATTACCTTTTTACAACATTACTTGAAGTTGTTTTCTTCGGCTGAGACCTAATTTGGCTTGCTGAAGTATATGTAGTGGAATTCACATGCTTAGTTGAACTAACTGAAAGAAACAGGAAAGTAATCTACCATAAGATGGAATAAAATGACTGCAGCTTCAAATACAGCAGAATCATAGTTAAGGAAAGAAACAACAGTATTTTCTCCTCCCTTCTCAAAGGAAGCACTATGTTTCTAGTTCCATTGAATATTTAAGCATTAAATTTTTATTAGATCATTTGCACTGGAAAGTTAATCCAGACGTTGGGAATATATATTATAGCGGAGGAAGAAATTCTTCTGTCACTAGATAAGTATGCCTTTCAATTTTACAATCGATTGTTTTTTGGGGGGAAAACTAGATATTTCTCACAAAAATTCCTTTTACCTGTGGTTTTGTACTGTCTTTCTGATACTTTCCCTTTAAGTACAGCTGAACTGGCTCTTTCATTTTTATTACCAGTGCGAATAGATGGGACAGATCCGGGTCTCAATCGGTTTACGGGAGGGATTTTGCTTGGTGGCTGTACTTCATTGATCTCCTTGCTCGAAGCTTTGTTAGCACTTGGGAGTAGCTTCATGTTGGTGTCAGTAGAGAGTTTAAAAGAGATTGATGAACAATGCATATTGGCTTCTGATATCATTGAGGCTTTCTCTCTACTTTGTTTGTTATGCAAGACAGTACTCTTTCCAGAACGATTCTCTGGATTGTTTAATGAAGCACCTATTAAGACAGTAAAAAAAAGGATATTTTCTTCCCTCCAACATTTGTCTGGGTGTATGTCAGTCAGCAAGCATTtacaatttaattcaattttaaaacCTTCTGCTACCACAGACAAGTTACTGTAAAAATCAAGACAACAATCAACAAAAGGAACTGATTTTTGCAATCAGTAATGAAATGAATTAAACTAGAATGACGAAATACTGTCAACCATTTTCTGGGTCTGCTTAAAACTATGTTGCTGTGAATATCAACTATTTTAGCTGAGTAACATAGATTTAATCATGTTTTCTGTGCATgagatcatagagtcattgagatttacagcattgaaacagacccttcggtccaacccgtccatgccaaccagatatcccaacccaatctagtcccagcacccagcccatatcgttccaaacccttcctattcgtatacctattcaaatgcctattaaatgttgtaattgtaccagcctccaccacttcctctggcaactcattccatacacgaaccaccccgagtgaaaaagttgcctcttagatctcttttatatctgtcccctctcaccctaaacctatgccctctagttctggacttccccacccagggaaaacattgtctatttatcctatccatgcccctcatgatttcataaacctcggaggtcacccctcaaccgccaacactccagggaaaacagccccaaccttttcaacctttccctctagctcaaatcctccaaccctggcaaagtctttgtaaatcttttctgaagactttcacatttcacaacatctttccaataggaaggagacctgaattgcacacaatattccaaaagtggcctaactaatctCCTGCacagccaaaacatgacctccTATTTtcggtactcaatactctgaccaataaaggaaagcataccaaatgccttcttcactatcctatctacctgcgattccactttcaaggtctctttgttcagcaacactctctaggactttaccgttaagtgtataagtcctgctaagatttgctttcccaaaatacagcacctcatttatctagatcaaactccatctgccacttcagcccactggctcatctgatccagatccctttgtaatctaaggtaacctccttcgctgtccactacacctccaattttgggatcatcagcaaacttaccaactgtacctcatatgctcacatccaaatcatttatataaaatgatgaaaagtagtggacccaataTCAATCCTtgtggacacaggcctccagtctgaaaaacaaccctccaccaccctctatcttctaccttggAGACAGTTCTGCATCTAAATGGCGAGTTctctctgcattccatgagatctaaccttgctcaccagtctcccatggagaacctggTTGAACCCTGCTGAATCAAtccgctttgttacttcttcaaaaaactcaatcaagtttgtgagacatgatttcccacgcacaaaagccatgttgacgatccctaatcagtccttacctttccaaatacatgtacatcctgtccctcaggattcccttcaacaacttgtccaccagcaatgtcaggctcactggtctatagttccctggcttgtccttatcacctttcttaaacagtggcaccacgttagccaacctccagtcatctggcacctcacctgtgactatcgatgatccaaatagctcagtaagaggtccagcattcacttccctaccttcccacagaattctagggtacacctgatcaggtgctggggatttatccacttgtgttTCAAGTGATCCAGCAtatcctcctttgtaatatggacatttttcaagatgtcaccatctatttccctacattctatatcttccatgtccttttccacattaaatactgatgcaagatactcgtttagtatctgccctatctcctgtggctccacacaaaaaccaccttgctgatctttgaggggccctattctctccctagttacccattttatccttaatgtatttgtaagaattctttggattctccttaactgtattaGCCAAAGTTCTCATGACctgttttcaccctcctgatttctctcttaagtatattcctactgtctttatactctaaggattcactcaatctatcctgtctatacctgacataaaagctttcttctttttctgaaccaaatccccaatttctttagtcatccagcatgtAAATGACTAAAACATCCTTAAGGACACTTACCTTTGGTTTGCTTTAGACCACCTGTAGAAGACATGGGTGCGTGCAATGAATCCTTCTTTGGATATTGATAGGGTTTAGACGGAGATAGTGAATGCATATTTCCTTTCCTGTTAAAACCAGATGGAAGTTTCAAACCAGATGGTTTGGAAAGCATTGACTGCTACAAGAGGAAGAAAAGTTATTTTAGTGCATGTACGAATAGAGAGGAAAAACATTTGCTTAGTTTTCCCATCAGTCAATTAATATAGTTGTTAAATGGGTaataaaacagcagcaaatggtAATTTGTGGTATTAGTGCAAACGTTTAGCTGGTAGTAGCTTGGAAATGAACTAAAGCAAAACTATTTTCCTACTGGAAAGCACAGCGTGATTTTGGTGACAGAAATGGCGATAGTAGCAATTATTTTAGCAATTCTACtctctttaaatatataaattatATTTCTGTATATCTAATATGCTCAAAACTAAGTGAAATATAGCACCTTCTTAACAGCAGCTTGCTTGATTTCTGTAGATAGGTTACCTTCCTTTGTTTGCATTGGTTTGGCGGTGGTTATTCGTTCAGACTCACTGGTCAAACCTAttctgctgttgctgatttcATGTTCAATGGAATGTGCATGTCTGGTGTTAGTGATTGGGCTGTTTTCATTTATAACCTGAAGATTCACAGAAGGAAGAAGAGCTTTATTTGGGCTATCCAACACAAAAAATGTATCTCTCCTTGGACTTCGAGGACTTTTTTTACATGTTCTGTCATCTTGCAAAAGTTTGATTTTGGCTTTGGATTCTTTTTCCAATTTTGATCGATCATTGCAACTTCTGTCCTCTCTTCCTTGAATTTTTGcattttccttttccttcaaagCACAT comes from the Hemiscyllium ocellatum isolate sHemOce1 chromosome 26, sHemOce1.pat.X.cur, whole genome shotgun sequence genome and includes:
- the LOC132828182 gene encoding proline/serine-rich coiled-coil protein 1-like, coding for MTMNLAADDDSNFITEETFDFGIGFPSESQESLLENDPEEVLIAPVKHSERCVAMGIDVNYNNGNQQKTNEAVLKWSPLSAEKLVEIVKEANRLANQFEKCALKEKENAKIQGREDRSCNDRSKLEKESKAKIKLLQDDRTCKKSPRSPRRDTFFVLDSPNKALLPSVNLQVINENSPITNTRHAHSIEHEISNSRIGLTSESERITTAKPMQTKEGNLSTEIKQAAVKKQSMLSKPSGLKLPSGFNRKGNMHSLSPSKPYQYPKKDSLHAPMSSTGGLKQTKGASLNNPENRSGKSTVLHNKQSREKASMISEANMHCSSISFKLSTDTNMKLLPSANKASSKEINEVQPPSKIPPVNRLRPGSVPSIRTGNKNERASSAVLKGKVSERQYKTTVSSTKHVNSTTYTSASQIRSQPKKTTSSNVVKR